The following proteins are encoded in a genomic region of Vanessa cardui chromosome W, ilVanCard2.1, whole genome shotgun sequence:
- the LOC124542445 gene encoding piggyBac transposable element-derived protein 4-like — protein sequence MCDNKYYTPTDCCTIDEQLLAFRGRCVFKMYIPSKPDKYGIKILMICDSKAAYMLNAIVYVGQTPSLQNMSVPEHYVMKLSKLLYGSRRNITMDNWFTSIPLAKNRVGKELTMVGTTRKNKGEIPESFLELTNRDRNTAMFAYDVPLTLLSYCPPKSTKKKVIIMLSTLHDSPDDNNEVELPEIIHFYNKTKGGVDVFDAMAKKYSVQRRTKRWPMCIFFGLLNGVSINFWVLYKCSKANNKPDIKLRRSFLKELGMNLIDEHLKMRLQTPTLKRDIKESLAAILEQPMSVDSSGSERHTQGRCGFCPRNRDRKSKTRCT from the coding sequence ATGTGTGACAACAAATACTACACACCAACTGATTGTTGTACTATCGACGAACAATTATTGGCTTTTAGAGGGCGCTGTgtctttaaaatgtatatacccTCAAAGCCCGATAAGTACGGGATAAAAATTTTGATGATTTGCGATTCCAAGGCAGCTTATATGTTGAATGCTATTGTTTACGTGGGTCAAACACCCTCCCTTCAAAATATGTCAGTGCCTGAGCACTACGTCATGAAACTCTCCAAGCTATTGTATGGATCCCGTCGCAACATAACCATGGACAACTGGTTCACCAGCATACCCTTAGCAAAAAATCGGGTTGGAAAGGAATTGACCATGGTCGGAACGACGCGAAAAAATAAAGGAGAAATACCAGAGTCCTTTTTGGAGTTAACAAACAGAGATAGAAATACCGCTATGTTTGCGTATGATGTACCTCTAACTCTGTTGTCCTACTGCCCACCGAAATCGACAAAGAAAAAAGTCATCATCATGTTGTCAACTCTCCACGATTCTCCAGATGACAACAATGAAGTTGAGCTTccagaaattattcatttttataataaaacaaagggAGGAGTGGATGTGTTTGATGCAATGGCTAAAAAATACTCTGTCCAAAGAAGAACCAAACGTTGGCCAATGTGCATTTTCTTTGGGTTATTGAATGGAGTTAGTATTAACTTTTGGGTTCTCTACAAATGCTCAAAAGCAAATAATAAGCCTGACATAAAGCTTCGTCGGAGTTTTCTAAAAGAATTGGGAATGAATCTTATAGATGAACATTTGAAAATGCGCCTACAAACACCAACTTTGAAGAGGGATATAAAGGAGAGTCTCGCGGCGATTCTCGAGCAACCTATGTCTGTCGATTCTTCTGGGTCTGAACGCCACACACAGGGGCGTTGTGGTTTCTGTCCGAGAAACAGGGATCGGAAGAGCAAGACCAGGTGCACCTAG